The nucleotide sequence TTACCTGCTGTTTTATGGCTGGATCAGAGCAAAACTTGCCCAGACGTCGAACTGAACCGTCGAACTGAGAGTGCAATGCGATCATCTATAACCGAGGCTTATGGCGGACATTTAAGCCATGCTTATGACGTATAGCCGATTCCTTGGTATGATTCGCGCCCTATTGATTGTGCTTATCTTGATGGCGGCTGTCGCCCGGACTTTTTCTTATGACTGAACTGAAAACCCCTGAATACCTCCAGGACGCCAAAGAACTGCTGTCTGATGATGGTTTTGCTACCAGCAACGTGTGGTATCACGGCACGTCCTCTGGCCTGATCACCTCGGTCACCAACCAGGGCTTAGTAGGTGGTGGTGATGCTGCATTGATGAAACGTATGCAAAGCACGTTGCAAACCATTCAGGCGCCCGCTTTTACTGCCGAAGATCCGGTTTTCCTGACACAGAGTAAAGAGTTAGCGTATTACTGGGCAGACCAAAAAGCCAAAAGCCGTAACCTGTACTTCAGCAATGGCGAAACGCCAGTGGTATTTGAAGTCACGTTAAGTGAAGAAGAAAATACACATGTGAAAACCGATGCAGGCGGTGCGGCGTTATTGATGGAGCCGGGCAATGCTTATCTGCAGCACCTGGGTGAAGTCTACAAAACCAACGGCAAAGAGCTGGAAGAAATTAACCCGTTAAAAGCGGATCGTATGGTGTATCTCAACAAGCTGGGGTTAGCTTACTCGAATCAGCCTATCTCGAAAAAAGCCGTAAAGTTGCTTGAAGGCTGATAAGCAGCGGCCTGAAGAGTAATTCTTTTACGCAATAAAAAAACCGGTCAGATTCGAGTAATCTGACCGGTTTTTTTATTGTTTCTCAACTGTCTTCAGCAAAAGCCAGCCAACGCGTTTGATAAGGTGACAAAGTCAACTGCTCACCAATAGCGCCATCTTGTTCCGCCAATAAATCACTTAAGCCATCGGGCAACACTCCCAAGCTGGCCATCGGTAATTTCAAAATACGCTCAGTGACATTTGAAATGGCGTAAATCACCTGGCTTTTATCACACGCTGTTCTTTTCAGAATAAATAAATCCGAATTAATTTTAATCACCTGCTGACGTGCTTGCGGGTGAAATGCCGCCTGCTGACGACGAATGGAGATCATCCGGCGTAATTCAGCAAACACTTCGGCCTGTGGTGTCACCGGATTATCCAGCAGGCACATTAACTCTTCTTCGTCCCAGATTTTGCGATTAATTGATCGGGTTCGCCCGGTTTGTTCGACGTGGGCTAAATCATTAGGCGTTGCTGTTAAACTATGAATATACACGGCCGGAATGCCCTGCATCCCCAGCATAATCGCCTGAGAGCAGATAAAGCGCGGCACCTGGAAATGATCGACGCCTCGGCGGGTTCCCATACAGGCATCGAACAGCGTGATGTTAATTTCATACGGGCTTTCACTGCCGTCAGGATTGGCTTTCATACTGACAAATCCACCAAAGCGGTGCATACAGTCGATTAAATCCTGCACTTCACGTTCCGGCAAAATGCCTTCGACCGGGCGTACCCCAATACCATCATGCGAGGCAGTAAAATTCAGGTAAGTACAACCATCTGGTAGCTTGGGAATGCTCAGCGCCCAGTCACTTAAAAAGCTGGCATTCCCCCGGTTCAGAGCATGCAGAACCAGCGGCGGCAAACCAAACTGATACACCATATGTGCTTCATCAGACTGGCCAAAATAACTGAGATTTTCTTTTACCGGCACATTGGTTTCGGTAATTAATACCGCTTTGGGCGCAACGTAATCGAGAACATCACGCAGTAATTTTACCGCTTCATGGGTTTGTGGCAGGTGCAAACAATTCGTGCCAATTTTTTTCCATAAAAACGCGATGGCATCGAGGCGGATAAAACGAGAACCACGCTCGATATACATCAGGAAAATATCGACAAATTCCAGCAACACTTCCGGGTTAGCAAAATTTAAATCAATTTGATCTTCACTGAAGGTCGCCCAGACATGTTTGATCCCCTCATGGGTATGCACTGGGGATAATAACGGCGTATTACGCGGCCGGGTTACCTGAGATAAATCCAGTTCCGGGTCTGTTTCAATAAAATAATCTTTGTAGGGCTCACGATTACCAATAAAGTCGATAAACCATAGATTTTCACGCGAGCAGTGATTAATCACCAGATCGGCCATCACATCAAAGTCCCGGGCAATGGCTTCAATATCCGGCCAATCCCCCCAATCGGGATTCACTTGTCGATAATCAATAACGGAAAAACCATCGTCTGAACTGTAAGGAAAAAACGGCAGGATATGAACGCTGTTAACGGTATCGGCGAGATATTGCGTTAAAAAGTGATGCAGTGTTTGCAGTGGCACCGCACCCGTTTTCTGAATACTGTTGCCGTAGGTAATCAGGATAACGTCTTGTTCATCCCATCTTGGATCGGTCGCTTGGGCAGCCTGCTCGGCAACCACACTGTTTTGTTGTTCGGCAAATTCTTGGCAACGTGCTAACAAACGCTCGCTAACTTGATGAATCTGATTGTCGTCTATCACTCCCTGATAAATGGCGGATAATCGTTTAGAAAACTGATTGGCAGCGGCCTGCGACATACATCTCCCCTTTCCCTTCTTCCGGCGCTTTTAACTGACACTTTAAATTCGCGCTATTAATTCTCGCTTTAAGTTCGCACGGTTAACTGGCGATCGCTAATGCTGTTAATGCTTGCCAATTTTGTGCCGAAATAGCCTCTTTGGGGGTTAACCAGCTGCCGCCAGCAGCAAACACGTTGTTTTGTTGCAGATACTTCTGATAATTGTCAGCCCCCACACCGCCGGTTGGGCAAAACATCACATCGTGAAATGGCCCGGAGAAAGCCTTTAACATTTCAATGCCACCTGCCGCTCCAGCCGGGAAAAACTTCTGATATTTAAACCCGGCATTACGGGCCTGCATCACTTCACTGGGTGTAGCGACACCAGGAAGGTAAGAGCCGCCCCAGTTTCGGGCGCAATCGAGTAATTCCTGCGACATTCCGGGGCTAACGGCAAATTCAGCGCCCGCATGCAGTGCATCCTCCAGCTGCTGAGCATTGGTGACAGTCCCTACGCCAACAATGGCATCAGGTACCTCCTTTTTGATGGTACGAATCGCTTCAAGGCCGTGCTCAGTTCTGAGCGTGACTTCCAGCAAACGCACACCGCCGTCTACCAATGCTTGCGCCATTGGTACCGCATGATCCGGGTCGTCAATCACAATCACCGGAATCAGAGGTTTGGCACGCTCTAACCATAAATCCCACTTCATCGTGTTTTCTCCTGTTAAATTCGTATCAGCCAGCATTGCCAATAAACAGGAACCAGGCGATCTTTTCAGCCGCCGCCCCGAAGGCACATCCCTGTGCCTGCCGGGCGGTCGCAACATCCTGTTGCTGCTTTTGAAAAGATCGCCTGACTCCTTCAGAAATCAATGCTGATGGCACCTTGCTCAGCCGAGCTGACCTGATTACGGAAGACCTGAAATATTTCCCGTCCCAAGCCAAAACTGACCTGTGCCTGGGGTGTTTCAAATTCACGCTGTTCAAACCCTTCCGTGAACACACTCAGCTCACCCGCATGGCCATCCAAACGCACCACATCACCATCCTTAATGGCTGCAATCAGGCCACCCGCACAAGCTTCCGGCGACAAATGAATCGCAGCAGGTACTTTTCCTGAGGCACCGGATAAGCGCCCGTCGGTCACCAATGCTACTTTGAATCCAGCATCCTGAAGGTTGGTCAGCGCCGGGGTTAATTTGTGCAGCTCAGGCATACCATTAGCTTTAGGGCCTTGCTGTTTCAGCACCACAACAACATCCTGATTTAATTCACCGGCTTTATAGGCTGCCAATGCGTCGTTCTGATCGGTGAATACCTTCGCTGGTGCTTCAATAACCCAGCGATCATCCGGCACCGCCGATACCTTCATAATGGCATTACCCAGATTGCCACTGACCAGTTTCATACCGCCTTCACGCATAAACGGCGCATGTGCGGGCGCTAACACCGATAAATCCAGACTTTCGGAAACGGCCGGGCGCCAGGCCAGCTGGTTATCACTATCAAGATAAGGTTCCTGAAAATAATCACTCAGGCCAGTCCCCATAATGGTGTTTACATCCGTATGTAACAGTCCTTCCGATGCCAGCTCACGCATCAGAAACGCCATGCCACCACTGCGCTGAAAGGCGTTAATATCCGCCGCCCCGTTGGGGTAAACTCGGGCTAATAACGGCACCACATTCGACAAGTCGGCCATATCTTCCCAGGTCAGTTCAATACCCGCCATACGCGCAATCGCAACCAAGTGAATACTATGATTGGTCGAGCCACCGGTCGCCAATAAGCCCACCACGGCATTAACGATGCTGCGTTCATCAATCATCTGGCCCAGTGGCATAAACCCGGGTTCTAGCGCGGTTTTATGCGCCACCAGCTGCGAAGCGTAGTCCGTTAATACACGTCGTAATGGATTATTCGGATTAATAAAAGAAGAGCCGGGAAGCTGAATTCCCAGCATTTCCATCAACATTTGATTGG is from Bacterioplanoides sp. SCSIO 12839 and encodes:
- a CDS encoding sugar phosphorylase — protein: MSQAAANQFSKRLSAIYQGVIDDNQIHQVSERLLARCQEFAEQQNSVVAEQAAQATDPRWDEQDVILITYGNSIQKTGAVPLQTLHHFLTQYLADTVNSVHILPFFPYSSDDGFSVIDYRQVNPDWGDWPDIEAIARDFDVMADLVINHCSRENLWFIDFIGNREPYKDYFIETDPELDLSQVTRPRNTPLLSPVHTHEGIKHVWATFSEDQIDLNFANPEVLLEFVDIFLMYIERGSRFIRLDAIAFLWKKIGTNCLHLPQTHEAVKLLRDVLDYVAPKAVLITETNVPVKENLSYFGQSDEAHMVYQFGLPPLVLHALNRGNASFLSDWALSIPKLPDGCTYLNFTASHDGIGVRPVEGILPEREVQDLIDCMHRFGGFVSMKANPDGSESPYEINITLFDACMGTRRGVDHFQVPRFICSQAIMLGMQGIPAVYIHSLTATPNDLAHVEQTGRTRSINRKIWDEEELMCLLDNPVTPQAEVFAELRRMISIRRQQAAFHPQARQQVIKINSDLFILKRTACDKSQVIYAISNVTERILKLPMASLGVLPDGLSDLLAEQDGAIGEQLTLSPYQTRWLAFAEDS
- the eda gene encoding bifunctional 4-hydroxy-2-oxoglutarate aldolase/2-dehydro-3-deoxy-phosphogluconate aldolase; this translates as MKWDLWLERAKPLIPVIVIDDPDHAVPMAQALVDGGVRLLEVTLRTEHGLEAIRTIKKEVPDAIVGVGTVTNAQQLEDALHAGAEFAVSPGMSQELLDCARNWGGSYLPGVATPSEVMQARNAGFKYQKFFPAGAAGGIEMLKAFSGPFHDVMFCPTGGVGADNYQKYLQQNNVFAAGGSWLTPKEAISAQNWQALTALAIAS
- the edd gene encoding phosphogluconate dehydratase, with product MNPIVQQVTERLIKRSQTQRQAYLQMIQQAVQQGPVRDQLSCTNLAHDYAAAPDDDKLILKSSQRAANIAIISSYNDVLSAHAPYRHYPEQIKTALAKAGHVAQMASGVPAMCDGVTQGQDGMELSLFSRDVIAMSAVVGLSHQVFDGAVMLGICDKIVPGLLMAALRFGHLPTIFIPAGPMPSGIGNSEKAKTRQAFAAGEVGEDELLSSEMASYHSEGTCTFYGTANSNQMLMEMLGIQLPGSSFINPNNPLRRVLTDYASQLVAHKTALEPGFMPLGQMIDERSIVNAVVGLLATGGSTNHSIHLVAIARMAGIELTWEDMADLSNVVPLLARVYPNGAADINAFQRSGGMAFLMRELASEGLLHTDVNTIMGTGLSDYFQEPYLDSDNQLAWRPAVSESLDLSVLAPAHAPFMREGGMKLVSGNLGNAIMKVSAVPDDRWVIEAPAKVFTDQNDALAAYKAGELNQDVVVVLKQQGPKANGMPELHKLTPALTNLQDAGFKVALVTDGRLSGASGKVPAAIHLSPEACAGGLIAAIKDGDVVRLDGHAGELSVFTEGFEQREFETPQAQVSFGLGREIFQVFRNQVSSAEQGAISIDF